One Kazachstania africana CBS 2517 chromosome 9, complete genome genomic region harbors:
- the NOG1 gene encoding putative GTPase NOG1 (similar to Saccharomyces cerevisiae NOG1 (YPL093W); ancestral locus Anc_8.571): protein MQLSWKDIPTVAPANDLLDIVLNRTQRKTPTVIRPGFNITRIRAFYMRKVKFTAEGFEEKFDDILKGFPNINDVHPFHRDLMDTLYEKNHYKISLAAISRAKSLVEQVSRDYNRLLKFGQSLFQCKQLKRAALGRMATIVKKLKDPLNYLEQVRQHLGRLPSIDPNTRTLLICGYPNVGKSSFLRCITKADVEVQPYAFTTKSLYVGHFDYKYLRFQAIDTPGILDRPTEEMNNIEMQSIYAIAHLRSCVLYFMDLSEQCGFTVEAQVKLFHSIKPLFANKSVMVVINKTDIIGPEDLDEERAQLLQTIKEIDGVEIMTTSCQLEDNIMDVRNKACEKLLASRIENKLKSQTRINNVLNKIHVAKPQARDDVERTPYIPESFKTMKKYDPEDPNARKLARDIEAENGGAGVYNINLKDKYILEDEEWKNDIMPEILDGKNVYDFIDPDIAAKLQALEEEEERLESEGFYNSDEEETFDGYDADEIDDIRDKAAWIRDRQQRMIKESRNRKSLKNKAIMPRSKLIKSYDRMEKHMATLGHDVSVLQDKHRVAADKNAYVESGADVVYNNYAEASASTGSENGGKLRQSDRLLDGVADGSQRSKADRMAKLQRRERNRMARQGEGDRHSTVSLLKHLFSGKRGNGKTDFR, encoded by the coding sequence GCGTAAGGTTAAGTTCACTGCTGAAggttttgaagaaaagtttGATGACATTCTAAAGGGCTTTCCAAATATTAACGACGTTCATCCTTTCCACAGAGATTTGATGGATACtttatatgaaaaaaatcattacaAGATTTCTTTAGCTGCCATTTCTCGTGCTAAATCTTTAGTCGAACAAGTCTCCAGAGATTACAACAGACTGCTTAAGTTCGGTCAATCCTTATTCCAATGTAAGCAATTAAAGAGAGCTGCTTTAGGTAGAATGGCTACTATcgtcaaaaaattgaaggatCCATTGAACTATTTGGAACAAGTCCGTCAACATTTGGGTAGATTACCATCCATCGATCCAAACACAAGAACTCTGTTGATCTGTGGTTATCCAAATGTCGGtaaatcttctttcttaaGATGTATCACCAAAGCTGATGTTGAGGTTCAACCATACGCTTTCACCACTAAATCCTTATACGTTGGTCATTTCGACTACAAATACTTACGTTTCCAAGCTATCGATACTCCAGGTATCTTGGATAGACCAACTGAAGAAATGaacaatattgaaatgCAATCTATTTACGCCATCGCTCATTTGCGTTCATGTGTCTTATACTTTATGGATCTTTCAGAACAGTGTGGTTTCACGGTGGAGGCTCAAGTTAAATTGTTTCACTCCATTAAACCATTATTCGCCAATAAATCCGTCATGGTCGTTATAAATAAAACTGATATTATCGGTCCAGAAGATTTAGATGAAGAACGTGCTCAGTTATTACAAAccatcaaagaaattgatggTGTTGAAATCATGACTACATCTTGTCAATTGGAAGACAATATCATGGATGTTAGAAATAAAGCttgtgaaaaattattagcttcaagaattgaaaacaaattgaaatcacaAACTAGAATCAACAATGTCTTAAATAAGATTCACGTCGCCAAACCACAAGCTAGAGACGATGTTGAAAGAACCCCTTACATTCCAGAATCATTTAAGACTATGAAGAAATACGATCCAGAAGATCCAAACGCAAGAAAATTAGCTAGAGACATCGAAGCTGAAAATGGTGGTGCCGGTGTCTATAATATTAACTTAAAGGACAAATACATATTGGAAGACGAAGAATGGAAGAACGATATCATGCCAGAAATTTTGGATGGTAAGAATGTTTACGATTTTATTGATCCAGATATTGCCGCCAAATTACAAgctttagaagaagaagaagaaagattagaaTCTGAAGGTTTCTACAACTccgatgaagaagaaactttTGACGGTTATGATGCTGACGAAATCGATGATATCAGAGACAAAGCTGCTTGGATCAGAGATAGACAACAGAGAATGATCAAAGAATCTAGAAATAGaaaatcattgaagaaCAAGGCCATCATGCCACGTTCtaaattgatcaaatcaTACGACAGAATGGAAAAACATATGGCTACATTGGGTCACGATGTTTCTGTCTTACAAGATAAACACAGAGTTGCTGCTGACAAGAATGCTTACGTTGAATCAGGTGCAGATGTCGTCTACAACAACTACGCCGAAGCTTCTGCTTCTACCGGTTCAGAAAACGGTGGTAAGCTAAGGCAATCTGACAGATTGTTGGATGGTGTTGCTGATGGTTCTCAAAGATCTAAGGCTGACAGAATGGCTaaattacaaagaagagaaagaaacaGAATGGCTAGACAAGGTGAAGGTGACAGACACTCTACTGTCTCGCTGCTCAAGCATCTATTCAGTGGTAAGCGTGGTAACGGTAAGACTGATTTCCGTTGA
- the DTR1 gene encoding Dtr1p (similar to Saccharomyces cerevisiae DTR1 (YBR180W); ancestral locus Anc_8.570) — translation MSNKASEVSNSSITSINVPTKGQRRQQKQPSNDCLTDAEWAELTEITMGVSPEETDVLNYGAEAADTLSTIKKYKKEYGVKELIELSYSSLTKEQALTIFLIIIFIGFLGPMSGNIYIPALPLLQIEYNVSSTTINATVSVFMAVFAVGPLFWGMFADVGGRKILYLISLLLMTLINVLLSVLPTNIAALFVLRILQAFSSSSVITLGAGTITDITPPKHRGKAIGYFMIGPNMGPIVAPIIAGLILMKGNYWRWLFGFTSIMSGVAFIVVLIFLPETLRCKVGNGDPGWRSTQADSGSEEGIDLPRALYAPEYKRWTFFSDIGVRKPVSSHPQFKEQYPAPPKPSLTLYWHLIKIAPVTLTSISTALLFANYYAFSVTFSHFLKDEYNFSQLAIGAAYVCPGIAMLLGSQIGGHLSDKTRSIWIKNHEGQEFPLELRLALQMWGIILNTVGCIGYGWSIQHKYHIAIILMFSAFLALGMTWTSNTTMTYLTELLAQRAASTVALSSFFRNIAAAIGSAIIVKLYTIMGVGWCFTGLGLCNLISLMFNWYLVRYSGLWQNKVTASRTVKAKIPKK, via the coding sequence ATGAGCAACAAGGCGTCCGAAGTAAGTAATAGTTCTATTACTTCCATTAATGTGCCCACTAAAGGGCAGCGTAGACAGCAAAAGCAGCCGAGCAATGATTGTCTAACAGATGCAGAGTGGGCAGAGTTGACAGAAATCACAATGGGTGTCTCTCCCGAGGAAACGGATGTTTTGAATTACGGTGCAGAGGCAGCAGATACGTTAAGCACAATAAAGAAGTATAAGAAAGAATATGGAGTAAAAGAGTTAATAGAGCTGTCATATAGCAGTCTAACAAAAGAACAGGCTCTAACAATATTCCTTATAATAATCTTCATTGGATTTTTGGGCCCGATGTCAGGAAATATCTACATCCCAGCATTGCCCTTATTACAAATTGAATATAACGTCAGTAGTACAACAATAAATGCAACAGTGTCTGTATTCATGGCTGTATTTGCTGTTGGTCCACTCTTCTGGGGAATGTTCGCAGATGTTGGTGGCAGAAAGATCTTATACCTCATCTCTCTGCTATTGATGACATTAATAAACGTGCTTCTTTCCGTCTTACCTACAAACATTGCTGCTCTATTTGTACTTAGGATCTTACAGGCCTTTTCTTCAAGCTCAGTGATTACTCTAGGGGCTGGAACTATCACAGATATTACACCGCCAAAGCACAGAGGTAAAGCGATTGGATATTTCATGATCGGCCCAAACATGGGTCCCATTGTAGCCCCAATTATAGCAGGGCTCATTCTTATGAAAGGGAATTATTGGAGATGGCTCTTTGGTTTCACCAGCATAATGTCCGGTGTAGCATTTATAGTCGTGTTGATTTTCTTACCTGAGACATTACGTTGTAAAGTGGGCAATGGCGACCCAGGATGGAGGTCTACACAAGCTGACAGTGGATCAGAAGAGGGCATTGACCTTCCTCGAGCATTATATGCGCCAGAATATAAAAGATGGACCTTTTTTTCGGATATTGGTGTTAGAAAACCAGTGTCATCTCACCCTCAATTCAAAGAGCAGTATCCAGCTCCTCCAAAACCTTCATTAACTTTATATTGgcatttgataaaaattgCCCCAGTCACTTTGACATCAATTAGTACAGCATTACTATTTGCAAATTATTATGCATTTAGCGTCACTTTTTCacatttcttgaaagatgAGTATAACTTTTCACAGCTGGCCATTGGTGCTGCTTACGTATGTCCTGGAATTGCCATGCTACTTGGATCACAAATCGGTGGTCATTTATCTGATAAAACTCGATCTATATGGATTAAAAACCATGAAGGCCAAGAATTTCCACTAGAACTTAGACTAGCTTTACAGATGTGGGgaattattttgaatacaGTAGGATGTATAGGATATGGCTGGTCTATTCAGCACAAATATCATATTGCCATTATTCTTATGTTTTCTGCATTCTTAGCTCTCGGTATGACCTGGACTAGTAATACTACAATGACATATTTAACAGAATTACTGGCTCAGAGAGCGGCAAGTACGGTAGCGTTAAGCAGTTTCTTTAGAAATATTGCAGCAGCTATTGGCTCTGCAATCATTGTAAAACTATATACTATTATGGGTGTCGGTTGGTGTTTTACAGGGCTGGGTCTTTGTAATTTGATATCGTTGATGTTCAATTGGTATCTTGTTAGATATAGTGGCCTGTGGCAAAACAAAGTGACAGCAAGTCGGACTGTAAAAGCTAAAATTCCTAAGAAATAA
- the RPS6B gene encoding 40S ribosomal protein eS6 (similar to Saccharomyces cerevisiae RPS6B (YBR181C) and RPS6A (YPL090C); ancestral locus Anc_8.567) — protein sequence MKLNIAYPVNGTQKTVEIDDEHRIRVFYDKRIGQEVDGESVGDEFKGYTFKISGGNDKQGFPMKQGVLLPTRVKLLLAKGHSCYRPRRAGERKRKSVRGAIVGPDLAVLSLVITKKGEQELEGVTDATVPKRLGPKRANNIRKFFGLTKEDDVRDFVIRREVTKGEKTYTKAPKIQRLVTPQRLQRKRYQRSLKVKNAQAQREAAAEYAQLLAKRLAEKKAEKAEIRKRRASSLKA from the exons ATGAAG ttGAACATTGCCTACCCAGTTAATGGTACTCAAAAGACCGTCGAAATCGATGACGAACACAGAATCCGTGTTTTCTACGACAAGAGAATTGGTCAAGAAGTTGATGGTGAATCCGTTGGTGACGAATTCAAGGGTTACACTTTCAAGATTTCTGGTGGTAACGACAAACAAGGTTTCCCAATGAAACAAGGTGTCTTATTACCAACTAGAgttaaattattattagcCAAGGGTCACTCTTGTTACAGACCAAGACGTGCTGgtgaaagaaagagaaagtcCGTCAGAGGTGCCATCGTTGGTCCAGATTTAGCTGTCTTATCTTTAGTCATCACCAAGAAGGGTGAACAAGAATTAGAAGGTGTCACCGATGCTACTGTTCCAAAAAGATTAGGTCCAAAGAGAGCTAACAACATCAGAAAGTTCTTCGGTTTAACCAAGGAAGATGATGTCCGTGACTTCGTTATCAGAAGAGAAGTTACCAAGGGTGAAAAGACCTACACCAAGGCTCCAAAGATCCAAAGATTAGTCACCCCACAaagattacaaagaaagagataCCAAAGATCCTTGAAGGTCAAGAATGCTCAAGCTCAAAGAGAAGCTGCTGCCGAATACGCTCAATTATTAGCTAAGAGATTAGCTGAAAAGAAGGCTGAAAAGGCTGAAATCAGAAAGAGAAGAGCTTCCTCCTTAAAGGCTTAA
- the SMP1 gene encoding Smp1p (similar to Saccharomyces cerevisiae SMP1 (YBR182C) and RLM1 (YPL089C); ancestral locus Anc_8.566), translating to MGRRKIEIEPITEDRNRTVTFIKRKAGLFKKAHELSVLCQVDVALIILGSNNTFYEYSSVDMGDLLEHYKLNSTLRHSVKEPSDFGDFQKKPRVILNPKSRRKRQNHHYQPVLNTSLSSNPVTSETHSNYHDIHINNAVHMSSSVHSRHSVKRPRLDDSIHSSISNTHRNTPSFTFQQSPETRQTPQLYVTGPVPSPPLLHQNNQSVNRPELSVEIPNGTLIENQFHSNVNSNSQASTPNLLPPQESSRINMTPPYIETDVYSPNSKPSSIVIQPPKINTVDQFQNPFPSVYSFAGPTPTSLTSPQSLPQIHQITRPNTVPSTGQFSFPQPQQQRLQLISNVLPGQHSILNNSLSSHVAQISLTQDILNPTRSTVIHPNQTNVQIHRDDIEAQHDMEKKKVSNEIPQKITIESENTTDTGGSTNSSGTKNDITVKQDQEPSNYAVEQRSSTELSDKSSPEMKVTNSEVVEALQK from the coding sequence ATGGGTAGACGTAAAATCGAAATCGAACCTATAACAGAGGATAGGAACAGAACTGTAACATTCATTAAACGTAAAGCAGGACTGTTCAAAAAAGCTCATGAACTGTCTGTGCTATGTCAAGTGGATGTCGCTTTGATCATATTGGGCTCAAATAACACGTTCTATGAGTACTCTTCCGTTGATATGGGTGATCTCTTGGAACATTACAAACTCAATAGTACTTTAAGACATAGTGTGAAGGAACCATCAGATTTTGgtgattttcaaaagaaacCCCGTGTGATATTGAATCCAAAATCTAGAAGGAAAAGACAGAACCATCATTATCAGCCTGTCCTTAACACATCTTTAAGCTCTAACCCTGTTACCTCTGAAACGCATTCCAACTATCATGATATACATATCAATAATGCTGTACATATGAGCAGCAGTGTACATTCTCGCCATTCGGTGAAGAGACCACGACTCGATGATTCCATTCATTCATCAATAAGCAATACTCATAGGAATACTCCATCGTTTACTTTCCAACAAAGTCCAGAGACAAGACAAACTCCCCAGTTGTATGTGACAGGACCAGTACCTTCTCCTCCATTACTGCATCAGAATAATCAGTCTGTAAATAGACCCGAATTGAGCGTGGAAATCCCTAATGGTACACTCATTGAAAATCAGTTTCATAGTAATGTAAATTCAAATTCGCAAGCGTCCACGCCAAATTTACTTCCTCCTCAAGAAAGCTCAAGAATCAACATGACACCACCATACATCGAAACAGACGTATATTCCCCTAATAGCAAACCTTCTTCCATTGTTATTCAACCACCAAAGATAAATACCGTCGACCAGTTTCAGAATCCTTTCCCATCAGTTTATAGCTTCGCAGGCCCAACCCCAACTTCTTTAACCAGTCCACAATCATTGCCACAAATCCATCAAATAACTCGCCCGAACACGGTACCATCCACAGGACAGTTTTCCTTTCCTCAACCTCAGCAACAACGATTGCAACTAATCTCGAACGTTTTACCAGGCCAACATTCCATACTTAATAACAGTTTGTCATCCCATGTCGCTCAGATAAGTCTTACACAGGATATTCTGAACCCTACACGTTCTACTGTCATTCATCCCAACCAGACTAACGTACAGATACATAGAGACGACATCGAAGCTCAGCATGATatggaaaagaagaaggtttCAAATGAGATCCCACAAAAAATAACCATAGAATCTGAAAATACTACCGATACCGGTGGATCCACAAACTCTAGTGGCACTAAAAACGATATTACGGTCAAGCAAGATCAAGAGCCATCGAACTACGCTGTAGAACAACGTTCTTCAACCGAACTTTCTGATAAGAGCAGCCCAGAAATGAAGGTTACTAATAGCGAAGTGGTTGAAGCCCTCCAGAAATAA